Proteins encoded together in one Mercenaria mercenaria strain notata chromosome 18, MADL_Memer_1, whole genome shotgun sequence window:
- the LOC123539163 gene encoding lectin BRA-3-like produces MCRLHPCSDWSDWSNCDANRPGEFGGQNRSRNCGLNTTYCERHNIPSLEYDTRVCEGKCPSHYVVTKHGFCLKLYNNDKKQRDDAETACQTDGGHLVNTDSIIKVQDVNETILDQKYSGDRLWIDGRRSEQAGPWKYGYPSAEPSFTFWGDNDPDNGVNDLCIMYHKGSHTGNSWRWFDYDCGSKHEFICEIQ; encoded by the coding sequence ATGTGCCGCCTTCACCCTTGCTCTGACTGGAGTGACTGGTCAAACTGTGACGCTAACAGGCCAGGAGAATTCGGAGGACAAAATCGTAGCAGGAATTGCGGATTAAATACGACTTACTGTGAACGTCACAATATACCAAGTTTAGAATACGATACTAGAGTTTGTGAAGGCAAATGTCCAAGCCATTATGTCGTTACCAAACACGGTTTCTGTTTGAAGCTCTACAACAATGACAAGAAACAGAGAGATGATGCTGAAACTGCGTGCCAAACAGATGGTGGACATCTTGTTAATACTGATTCTATTATCAAAGTGCAAGACGTGAATGAAACAATTCTTGACCAAAAATATTCCGGTGATCGTCTCTGGATTGACGGACGTAGATCGGAGCAAGCTGGTCCGTGGAAGTACGGTTACCCATCAGCTGAGCCTTCGTTTACCTTCTGGGGAGATAACGATCCTGATAACGGAGTTAATGATCTTTGCATAATGTACCACAAGGGATCACACACTGGGAACTCCTGGCGTTGGTTTGACTATGACTGTGGTTCAAAACATGAGTTCATCTGCGAAATTCAATGA